One Bacteroidota bacterium DNA segment encodes these proteins:
- a CDS encoding tetratricopeptide repeat protein has translation MVRYIGVLLMVAGFATQSIAQKANKHQQMADSFFVLAQYETAIKYYDSAQKTSPTDNIIMFRKGICYYNLQKSKEAKASFDKALQQNPRCLYCEYFLISILTEAQQTDAALHKADSVLTKYADTGKVLSSYMDIKALKARIYWNRGQLEKAGAVYDELVTDYPDTAGVYYLRGEFNFINQRKSGAIKDVTKAIELDPNVAAYYFLKAKIYLTINYYKETLPIINKAIELNSEEGEFYGYRGGIHHHLGNYNEALNDYILALKYNGAGGFYNAKVSELYLIKEDMDSMCFYLQRSKESFEKDPPAMQEDIDMQTLVLHRQQEFCDNSKPGYYYQRGVAMYNLGLYDSSIYFYTAGLEKFVNQPVMHNFRGNAYVKTGEWAKAEKDFLLSMQNPEELKKTLAERFKYDDPQANERYYKGFIASAYLGLSEVYLQMGYYDKAIKAADSALNIAPIGSGIPLADYYNQLGRSYLAAGNYDKAISEFEKVITLEAENPIGHINLGLATAYKATETPETNRKFGFSGTWNSGTSQLKFESKPIKLTQNQQKLMQDAIGYCDKAIQFAPQEAQFYVIRAYVKNMAGNKDVCADITRAKALDIKSINESLSSLCP, from the coding sequence ATGGTAAGATACATTGGGGTACTTTTAATGGTGGCCGGGTTTGCTACCCAAAGCATTGCACAAAAAGCAAACAAGCACCAGCAAATGGCTGATTCCTTTTTTGTGTTGGCACAGTATGAAACAGCCATCAAATACTACGATTCAGCACAAAAAACCTCTCCAACCGACAATATTATCATGTTCCGCAAGGGGATATGTTATTATAACCTTCAAAAAAGCAAAGAAGCAAAAGCCAGTTTCGACAAAGCGTTGCAGCAAAACCCCCGCTGTTTGTATTGCGAGTATTTTTTGATTTCAATACTTACCGAGGCACAGCAAACTGATGCTGCTTTGCACAAGGCCGACAGTGTACTTACTAAATATGCCGATACAGGCAAAGTACTTAGTTCATACATGGATATAAAAGCATTGAAAGCCCGTATATACTGGAACAGAGGCCAGCTTGAAAAAGCAGGAGCGGTGTATGATGAATTGGTGACCGATTACCCTGATACCGCCGGTGTATATTACTTACGCGGTGAGTTTAACTTTATAAATCAACGAAAATCAGGGGCGATAAAGGATGTAACTAAAGCCATCGAGTTAGACCCTAATGTTGCCGCATACTATTTTTTGAAGGCCAAAATTTACCTTACCATCAACTACTATAAAGAAACCCTGCCCATTATTAATAAGGCAATTGAGCTGAATAGTGAAGAGGGTGAGTTTTACGGATACAGAGGAGGCATTCATCATCATTTAGGCAATTATAATGAGGCACTGAACGACTACATACTTGCATTAAAATACAACGGTGCAGGCGGTTTCTACAACGCCAAGGTTTCAGAACTATACTTGATAAAGGAAGACATGGACTCCATGTGTTTTTACTTGCAACGCTCAAAAGAATCTTTTGAAAAAGACCCTCCGGCTATGCAAGAAGACATTGATATGCAAACACTGGTATTGCATAGGCAGCAGGAGTTTTGCGATAATAGTAAACCCGGTTATTATTACCAACGCGGAGTAGCTATGTATAACCTCGGCTTGTACGATAGCTCGATTTATTTTTATACAGCGGGGCTTGAAAAGTTTGTAAACCAACCCGTGATGCACAACTTTAGGGGCAATGCTTATGTAAAAACAGGCGAATGGGCAAAGGCTGAAAAAGACTTTTTATTATCGATGCAAAACCCCGAGGAACTTAAAAAAACGCTTGCAGAACGCTTTAAATACGACGACCCTCAAGCCAATGAGCGGTATTACAAAGGATTTATTGCCTCAGCATATTTGGGTTTATCTGAAGTATATCTGCAAATGGGGTATTACGATAAAGCCATAAAAGCTGCTGATAGCGCCTTAAACATTGCCCCCATCGGCAGCGGCATCCCCCTTGCAGATTATTATAACCAGTTGGGAAGATCATACCTTGCTGCGGGTAACTACGACAAAGCAATAAGTGAGTTTGAAAAAGTAATCACACTTGAAGCTGAAAACCCGATAGGGCACATAAATTTGGGGTTAGCAACGGCTTATAAAGCCACTGAAACTCCTGAAACAAACAGGAAATTCGGATTTTCAGGCACTTGGAATTCGGGAACTTCACAGCTAAAGTTTGAAAGTAAACCCATAAAACTTACCCAAAACCAGCAAAAATTAATGCAAGATGCCATTGGCTATTGTGATAAAGCCATACAGTTTGCTCCACAAGAAGCTCAGTTTTATGTAATACGCGCTTACGTGAAAAACATGGCCGGAAATAAAGATGTTTGTGCAGACATAACAAGGGCAAAAGCATTGGATATAAAAAGCATAAACGAATCTTTAAGCAGCCTGTGCCCTTAA
- a CDS encoding histone deacetylase: MLKIAWSPIYAHPLPEGHRFPMEKYDLIPKQLIHEGAITEHNLFEPEPLDDETILLTHDAEYWQRMKHLELTPKEMRKIGFPLSEELVQREIIICKGTIDCTVHAREYGVAMNVAGGTHHAFTGSGEGFCLLNDFAVAANYLLKQNPAERILIIDLDVHQGNGTAQIFAGSKQVFCFSMHGKDNYPYKKEKSHLDIEVPTHTADAEYLALLHTHLPKIIADFAPTFAFYLSGVDILATDKLGKLSVSMQGCEQRDAYVFETLKALGIPVVVSMGGGYSPRLSDVVNAHCNTFKQALRVYF, from the coding sequence ATGCTGAAAATAGCTTGGAGTCCTATTTACGCCCACCCATTGCCCGAAGGTCACCGTTTTCCGATGGAGAAATACGACCTGATTCCTAAACAGCTGATACACGAAGGAGCAATAACTGAGCACAATCTTTTTGAACCAGAACCGCTGGACGATGAGACCATTTTGCTGACCCACGACGCGGAGTATTGGCAGCGGATGAAGCACCTTGAGTTGACCCCGAAAGAGATGCGCAAAATTGGGTTTCCGCTGTCGGAAGAGTTGGTGCAACGCGAGATTATTATATGCAAGGGAACCATTGACTGCACCGTCCATGCACGTGAGTACGGGGTAGCGATGAATGTGGCCGGAGGCACTCATCATGCGTTTACTGGTAGCGGGGAGGGTTTTTGCCTGCTGAATGATTTTGCGGTGGCGGCAAACTATCTCTTAAAACAAAACCCGGCCGAACGGATATTGATAATTGATTTAGACGTGCACCAAGGCAACGGCACTGCGCAAATTTTTGCCGGCAGCAAACAGGTGTTTTGCTTTAGTATGCACGGCAAAGACAATTATCCTTACAAAAAAGAAAAATCGCATTTGGATATCGAAGTGCCTACCCATACCGCCGATGCAGAATACCTTGCCTTGTTGCATACCCATTTGCCAAAAATTATTGCCGACTTTGCACCCACTTTTGCCTTTTACCTGTCGGGCGTGGATATTTTGGCAACAGATAAATTAGGGAAGCTTTCGGTGAGTATGCAGGGGTGTGAACAGCGAGATGCTTACGTGTTTGAAACGCTTAAAGCCCTTGGTATTCCTGTAGTTGTGAGCATGGGTGGAGGGTACTCACCCCGCCTTAGCGATGTGGTAAATGCCCATTGTAATACCTTTAAGCAAGCCCTGAGGGTATATTTTTAA
- a CDS encoding acyl transferase encodes MLTRLKQEIFTTNNDFFEESVYEVFSFQAKHCAVYAQYLDFLRVNPARVQQLHQIPFLPIRFFKTHDVLAEGMHAQHTFLSSSTTGTGQSRHLAADLGVYENSFNKGFELFYGVPQEYCILALLPGYLERTGSSLVYMADKLKQQSGHADSGFYLNDFEGLAKVIRQNEAKGQKTLLLGVSFALLDFAAQYPMELTHTLIMETGGMKGRRKEITRKELHTELQTAFGPSAIHSEYGMTELFSQAYSKSEGRFFCPPWMRVLVRDADDPFSYAATGKTGGINVIDLANLYSCSFIETEDLGRKYVDGSFEVLGRLDFSEVRGCNTMVV; translated from the coding sequence ATGCTTACCCGTTTAAAACAGGAGATATTTACTACAAATAACGATTTTTTTGAAGAAAGCGTTTATGAAGTTTTCAGTTTTCAGGCAAAACACTGTGCTGTGTATGCCCAATACCTCGATTTTTTACGGGTAAATCCGGCTAGGGTGCAGCAGTTGCACCAAATACCCTTTTTGCCTATCCGCTTTTTTAAAACCCATGATGTATTGGCAGAGGGAATGCATGCACAGCATACCTTTTTGAGCAGCAGTACAACAGGTACGGGACAAAGCCGCCACCTTGCCGCTGATTTAGGGGTTTATGAAAACTCTTTTAACAAGGGATTTGAGTTATTTTACGGTGTACCCCAAGAGTATTGCATATTGGCTCTATTACCCGGTTATTTAGAACGTACGGGTTCATCATTGGTGTATATGGCTGATAAGCTGAAACAACAAAGCGGACATGCCGATAGCGGCTTTTACCTGAATGATTTTGAGGGGCTGGCTAAGGTAATACGCCAAAATGAAGCGAAGGGGCAAAAAACATTGTTGCTGGGGGTATCGTTTGCTTTGCTTGATTTTGCGGCTCAATACCCGATGGAGTTGACACATACCCTGATTATGGAAACGGGAGGGATGAAGGGCAGGAGGAAGGAAATTACCCGCAAAGAGCTGCACACAGAGCTACAAACTGCTTTTGGACCATCGGCCATACATTCTGAGTATGGCATGACGGAACTGTTTTCACAGGCGTATTCAAAAAGCGAAGGGCGGTTCTTTTGTCCACCGTGGATGCGTGTTTTGGTGCGCGATGCCGACGATCCGTTTAGCTATGCCGCCACAGGAAAAACAGGCGGAATAAATGTGATTGACCTTGCCAATTTGTATTCGTGCAGTTTTATAGAGACGGAAGATTTAGGTAGGAAATATGTCGACGGAAGTTTTGAGGTGCTGGGTCGCCTTGATTTTAGCGAGGTACGCGGCTGCAACACCATGGTGGTATAA